The following are from one region of the Pelagibius sp. CAU 1746 genome:
- a CDS encoding toxin TcdB middle/N-terminal domain-containing protein, with protein MLLAAGSLQSAQAQATVAGVTSGALSVDETGSAGYTIPIAVPPGIAGMQPSLALVYQSHGGNGTAGVGWGLSASSSIHRCSQTLAQDGAIHGVDFSADDRFCLDGQRLVAISGAYGANGTEYRTEIDSFARIVSHGTAGTGPLSFTVETKSGRTLEYGNTADARLGVAAASEIRLWSLNKVSDTLGNAMTYHYVEGAADSSYRLDRIEYTSNAGQSVLPQSEVRFVYEARPDVRTSYLAGAKLAMTKRLAAVETWSGSGTGLALVKRYSLTYETSPATSRSRLTAITECDANSNCLQPVNLGWLGEVPDFDTTVIASDTVTNLWGLSRNDWAANTRELHMLDYNGDGLSDILLQGVDENRFNYLLTHSGPAPDLLTSITDSLGRTSTLDYAPLTDATVYAKDSDAVFPVVDIQAPLYVVKSVSSDDGVGGQKVTSYSYAGAKVHVQGRGFRGFRQMTATDQQTGIVTTTDYSQVFPTTAQVLTSVKTLTDGTTIKTIANTWDQLSLNTGKTVWPYVASSTSKDYEPNDGVGNLPVVSRTATAVFDVYGDPTNLTTTTTGGGETFTETTVNSYQNIATPTRWLPGLVTRSEVTRSRPGGP; from the coding sequence CTGGTCTACCAGAGCCACGGCGGCAACGGCACCGCCGGGGTCGGCTGGGGCCTCAGCGCCTCGTCCTCCATCCACCGCTGTTCCCAGACCCTGGCCCAGGACGGCGCCATCCACGGCGTCGACTTCTCCGCCGACGACCGCTTCTGCCTGGACGGCCAGCGCCTGGTGGCCATCTCCGGCGCCTACGGCGCCAACGGCACCGAGTACCGGACGGAGATCGACAGCTTCGCGCGCATCGTCTCCCACGGCACGGCGGGCACGGGCCCGCTCTCCTTCACCGTGGAGACCAAGTCCGGCCGGACCCTGGAGTACGGCAACACCGCGGACGCGCGCCTCGGCGTAGCGGCGGCCAGCGAGATCCGCCTGTGGTCGCTGAACAAGGTCAGCGACACGCTCGGCAACGCCATGACCTACCACTACGTGGAGGGCGCTGCCGACAGCAGCTACCGCCTCGACCGCATCGAATACACGAGCAACGCCGGCCAGAGCGTGCTGCCGCAGAGCGAGGTGCGCTTCGTCTACGAGGCCCGCCCGGATGTCCGGACCAGCTACCTCGCCGGCGCAAAGCTGGCCATGACCAAGCGCCTCGCCGCCGTCGAGACCTGGAGCGGCAGCGGCACCGGCCTCGCCCTCGTTAAGCGCTACAGCCTCACCTACGAGACCAGCCCCGCCACCAGCAGATCGCGCCTCACCGCCATAACCGAGTGCGATGCAAACAGCAACTGCCTCCAGCCGGTGAACCTGGGGTGGTTGGGAGAAGTGCCTGACTTCGACACAACCGTCATCGCCAGCGACACTGTGACCAACCTCTGGGGCCTGAGCAGAAACGATTGGGCGGCCAACACGCGCGAACTCCACATGCTGGACTACAATGGCGACGGCCTCAGCGACATCCTTCTGCAGGGGGTGGATGAAAACAGATTCAACTACCTCCTCACCCACAGCGGCCCCGCCCCCGACCTTCTCACCTCGATCACCGACTCCCTCGGCCGCACCTCTACCCTCGACTATGCGCCGCTGACGGACGCCACCGTCTATGCGAAGGACAGCGACGCAGTCTTCCCGGTGGTCGACATCCAGGCGCCGCTCTATGTGGTGAAGTCTGTCTCCTCCGACGACGGGGTCGGCGGGCAGAAGGTCACCTCGTACAGCTACGCCGGCGCCAAGGTGCATGTGCAGGGCCGCGGCTTCCGCGGCTTCCGGCAGATGACCGCCACCGACCAGCAGACGGGTATCGTCACCACCACGGACTACAGCCAGGTCTTCCCCACCACCGCCCAGGTGCTGACCTCGGTCAAAACGCTGACCGACGGCACCACCATCAAGACCATCGCCAACACCTGGGACCAACTCTCCCTCAACACCGGCAAGACGGTCTGGCCCTACGTCGCGAGTTCCACCTCCAAGGACTACGAGCCCAACGACGGCGTCGGGAACCTGCCGGTCGTCTCCCGCACCGCCACCGCGGTCTTCGACGTCTACGGCGACCCGACCAATCTCACCACCACCACGACAGGCGGCGGCGAGACCTTCACCGAGACCACGGTGAACAGCTACCAGAACATCGCCACCCCAACCCGGTGGCTCCCCGGCCTCGTCACCCGCTCCGAGGTCACACGCAGCCGCCCCGGAGGGCCATGA
- a CDS encoding toxin TcdB middle/N-terminal domain-containing protein: MKRRSDILRPSLATALALGVLQAVGSLQSAQAQATVAGVTSGALSVDETGSAGYTIPIAVPPGIAGMQPSLALVYQSHGGNGTAGVGWGLSASSSIHRCSQTLAQDGAIHGVDFSAQDRFCLDGQRLVAISGAYGADGSEYRTEIDSFARITSHGTAGTGPLSFTVETKSGRTLEYGNTADARLGVAAASEIRLWSLNKVSDTLGNAMTYHYVEGAADSSYRLDRIEYTSNAGQSVLPQSEVRFVYEARPDVRTSYLAGAKLAMTKRLAAVETWSGSGSGLALVKRYSLTYETSPATSRSRLTSITECDANSNCLQPVSLGWQGSALNYTKEIVNDSWGMSVSAWAADKRTLHILDYNGDGRSDILVQAETNSLSSVLLTSNGNGFDKSIITDSWGMSASAWAGDKRVLHILDYNGDGLSDILVQGKTDGLSSALLTSNGSGFDKTIIDSLWGMSNSAWSADKRILHPFDYNGDGLTDILVQGRTNSLSSVLLTSNGTGFEKAVIDSSWGLTLGALSAAERILHVFDYNGDGLDDILIQGKNSNNGTSLLTSNGSGFDRTVVTNSWGMSLMGWAAVERVIHTIDHNGDGLDDILIQGIDDTHITALLTSNGTGFAKRDVTNSWGMSLSAWGANRRTLHVLDHNGDGLSDILAQGKSAPSLHSTVLLTSTGAEYTKTVVSDLWNMDVGAWASDERILHILDYNGDGLPDILGQGKSSSLWTFTLTHSGPAPDLLASITDSLGRVSTLDYAPLTEATVYAKDSDAVFPVVDIQAPLYVVKSVSSDDGVGGQKVTSYSYAGAKVHVQGRGFRGFRQMKATDQQTGIVTTTDYSQVFPTTAQVLTSVKRLSDGATIKTIANTWDQLSLNTGKTVWPYVASSTSEDYEPNDGVGNLPVVSRTATAVFDVYGNPTNLTTTTTGGGETFTETTVNSYQNIATPTRWLPGLVTRSEVTRSRPGAP; encoded by the coding sequence ATGAAGCGACGTTCCGACATACTTCGACCCTCTCTGGCGACTGCTCTGGCGCTTGGCGTGCTGCAGGCGGTCGGCTCGTTACAGAGCGCCCAAGCGCAGGCCACGGTAGCCGGCGTCACCTCGGGCGCGCTGTCGGTCGATGAGACGGGCTCGGCCGGTTACACGATCCCCATCGCCGTGCCGCCGGGCATCGCGGGGATGCAGCCAAGCCTTGCCCTGGTCTACCAGAGCCATGGCGGCAACGGCACCGCCGGGGTCGGCTGGGGCCTCAGCGCCTCGTCCTCCATCCACCGCTGTTCCCAGACCCTGGCCCAGGACGGCGCCATCCACGGCGTCGACTTCTCGGCGCAAGACCGCTTCTGCCTGGACGGCCAGCGCCTGGTGGCCATCTCCGGCGCCTACGGGGCCGACGGCAGCGAGTACCGCACCGAGATCGACAGCTTCGCGCGCATCACCTCCCACGGCACGGCGGGCACGGGCCCGCTCTCCTTCACCGTGGAGACCAAGTCCGGCCGGACCCTGGAGTACGGCAACACCGCGGACGCGCGCCTCGGCGTAGCGGCGGCCAGCGAGATCCGCCTGTGGTCGCTGAACAAGGTCAGCGACACGCTCGGCAACGCCATGACCTACCACTACGTGGAGGGCGCTGCCGACAGCAGCTACCGCCTCGACCGCATCGAATACACGAGCAACGCCGGCCAGAGCGTGCTGCCGCAGAGCGAGGTGCGCTTCGTCTACGAGGCCCGCCCGGATGTCCGGACCAGCTACCTCGCCGGCGCAAAGCTGGCCATGACCAAGCGCCTCGCCGCCGTCGAGACCTGGAGCGGCAGCGGCAGCGGCCTCGCCTTGGTGAAACGCTACAGCCTCACCTACGAGACCAGCCCCGCCACCAGCAGATCGCGCCTGACCTCCATCACCGAGTGCGATGCAAACAGCAACTGCCTCCAGCCGGTGAGCCTGGGGTGGCAAGGAAGCGCGCTCAACTACACCAAGGAGATTGTCAACGACTCCTGGGGGATGTCTGTTAGCGCCTGGGCCGCCGACAAGCGAACTCTTCATATCCTCGACTACAATGGCGACGGCCGCAGCGACATTCTGGTCCAGGCGGAGACCAATAGCCTTTCCTCCGTCCTTCTAACCTCAAACGGCAACGGCTTCGACAAATCCATCATCACCGACTCTTGGGGCATGTCCGCCAGCGCTTGGGCAGGCGATAAACGAGTACTCCATATTCTTGATTACAATGGCGACGGCCTCAGTGACATCCTCGTGCAAGGAAAAACCGATGGCCTTTCTTCTGCACTGCTGACTTCAAACGGTAGCGGCTTCGACAAGACTATAATCGACAGTCTGTGGGGCATGTCCAATAGTGCTTGGTCTGCCGACAAACGGATATTGCACCCCTTTGATTACAACGGCGACGGTCTCACCGACATCCTGGTTCAGGGGCGGACAAATAGTCTTTCTTCCGTTCTGCTGACTTCAAATGGCACCGGCTTTGAAAAGGCCGTTATCGATAGTTCGTGGGGACTGACCCTTGGCGCACTATCTGCCGCCGAGCGAATTCTCCATGTATTCGATTACAATGGTGACGGCCTCGATGACATTCTTATCCAGGGCAAGAATTCAAACAACGGCACGTCGCTTCTCACCTCCAACGGCAGCGGGTTCGACCGGACCGTCGTAACCAACTCCTGGGGCATGTCGCTGATGGGGTGGGCCGCCGTCGAGCGCGTGATCCATACTATTGACCACAATGGTGACGGCCTTGATGACATCCTCATTCAAGGGATTGACGATACGCATATTACGGCACTTCTGACGTCAAACGGTACCGGCTTCGCAAAAAGGGACGTTACCAACTCCTGGGGCATGTCCCTTAGTGCATGGGGCGCGAACCGTCGAACCTTGCATGTCCTTGACCACAATGGAGATGGTCTCAGCGATATTCTGGCGCAGGGGAAGAGTGCACCCTCACTCCATTCGACGGTTCTCCTTACTTCGACCGGGGCGGAATACACCAAGACAGTCGTCAGTGATCTTTGGAACATGGATGTTGGCGCCTGGGCCAGTGATGAGCGCATTCTCCATATCCTCGACTACAACGGCGACGGTCTTCCCGACATTCTTGGGCAGGGGAAGAGTAGCAGCCTGTGGACCTTCACCCTCACCCACAGCGGCCCCGCCCCCGACCTTCTCGCCTCGATCACCGACTCCCTCGGCCGCGTCTCCACCCTCGACTATGCGCCGCTGACGGAGGCCACGGTCTATGCAAAGGACAGCGACGCAGTCTTCCCGGTGGTCGACATCCAGGCGCCGCTCTATGTGGTGAAGTCGGTCTCCTCCGACGACGGGGTCGGCGGGCAGAAGGTCACCTCGTACAGCTACGCCGGCGCCAAGGTGCATGTGCAGGGCCGCGGTTTCCGCGGCTTCCGCCAGATGAAGGCCACCGACCAGCAGACCGGCATCGTCACCACCACGGACTACAGCCAGGTCTTCCCCACCACCGCCCAGGTGCTGACCTCGGTCAAGAGGCTTTCCGACGGCGCCACCATCAAGACCATCGCCAACACCTGGGACCAGCTCTCCCTCAACACCGGCAAGACGGTCTGGCCCTACGTCGCAAGCTCGACCTCCGAGGACTACGAGCCCAACGACGGCGTGGGGAACCTGCCGGTCGTCTCCCGCACCGCCACTGCGGTCTTCGACGTCTACGGCAACCCGACCAATCTCACCACCACCACCACAGGCGGCGGCGAGACCTTCACCGAGACCACGGTGAACAGCTACCAGAACATCGCCACCCCAACCCGGTGGCTCCCCGGCCTCGTCACCCGCTCCGAGGTCACACGCAGCCGCCCCGGAGCGCCATGA
- a CDS encoding RHS repeat-associated core domain-containing protein — protein sequence MTPIRSVPAPRLSRFGGRLASGALSTLALGSLALAATLLLAATPGAQAQVISDTRVTTFTYDSNTGLLLQRVSEPDNAAIALTTGYTYDGFGNQLTSTVSGPDIATRTTTATYSADGRFAATVTNALGHTETRVIDGRFGNVTSLTGPNSLSTTWVYDGFGRKTKELRADGTESRWTYELCATQCPAGAVYMVSAQDFITSSNTATTAKAIEYLDKLNRVFRSEGEGFDGTPVYADTLFTARGEVHKVSKPYFAGTAAQNILWAENAYDVVGRRTSVTLPDGGVESTDFSGLTTTLTNALSQTSLRVENAIGELVSATDNLANVTTYSYDAFGNLLSTNAAGVVTTMTYDIRGLKTAMDDPDMGVWSYSYDALGQLTSQTDAKSQVVTMAYDKLGRMVSRTDDYGTPQAATTAWTYDSATKGVGKIAAVSAPAINYAETMTYDSVGRPDIASLTFESQTYDTRALYDAAGRADTLVYPSGFQVKSHFTANGHLSSVTDELSSVTYWQATTVNAEGQVTAETLGNGVATARVYDPATSRIDSIVTTKGATGIQDLAFDFDTLGNLTARRDLRQDREEAFTYDGLNRLTGTTLTDTATLATLATTTYSYDALGNIITKSDVAGGSTYVYGLAGAGPHAVSQIGAKLYSYDLNGSMVSGDGKTTAWTSFNKPAQITDTLTGDLTSFVYGPSRARVKQQIVDGGLSTTVVYVGSHFEKKVRPGEDDELVHYIRAGGGVVAIYTQYDDGYTITDKTRYLHRDHLGSVDVVTDEAGVEKERYSYDPHGKRRLSDWQAGTPTTPGETPRGFTGHEHLDAVGLIHMNGRVYDPTLGRFLSADPFVQAPETTQSFNRYSYVINNPLSYTDPSGFWVDDDFSKNGHNDPGAPGGSGFGGYDGSDGSTHRDRMEMGSGGPVPSNGIDWDGSARESKLGDAFEKYGLKYSHIIDWIDPKTREEAWRDYVTNTAGRVFHGRLRYEHIPGMLEEVTDLFGLSPEEVDSIVGMSPSSFGGLEWSYAENEYGTFADMTVTQNLWEQAKSRRLSDGSLPPSVVDLYALEYGEFKTTIAIGDEYGGNWAAPDSPFGSTISFIGSAGTINFNPRRSGLLAGGIKRNAEASLVHEAHHVRQFNTGAIGFFNASERAEVAATSVENWHRKAMGIEQRALYGNWAVPTH from the coding sequence ATGACCCCTATCCGCTCCGTTCCCGCCCCGCGGCTCTCGCGCTTCGGGGGGCGGCTGGCCTCGGGGGCCTTGAGCACACTGGCCCTGGGCTCGCTGGCCCTGGCGGCAACCCTGCTGTTGGCGGCGACGCCGGGGGCGCAGGCGCAGGTCATCAGCGATACCCGGGTGACGACCTTCACCTACGACAGCAATACCGGCCTGCTGCTCCAACGGGTGAGCGAGCCGGACAACGCGGCCATCGCGCTGACCACCGGCTACACCTATGACGGTTTCGGCAATCAGCTCACCTCGACGGTGAGCGGGCCGGACATCGCGACGCGCACCACCACGGCGACCTACAGCGCCGACGGGCGCTTCGCGGCCACCGTCACCAATGCGCTGGGCCACACGGAAACCCGCGTCATCGACGGGCGCTTCGGCAATGTCACCAGCCTCACCGGCCCCAACAGCCTCAGCACCACCTGGGTCTACGACGGCTTCGGGCGCAAGACCAAGGAGCTCCGCGCCGACGGCACGGAGAGCCGCTGGACCTACGAGCTCTGCGCCACCCAGTGCCCGGCCGGCGCGGTCTACATGGTCTCGGCGCAGGACTTCATCACCTCCTCAAACACGGCAACCACTGCCAAGGCCATCGAGTACCTGGACAAGCTGAACCGCGTCTTCCGCAGCGAGGGCGAGGGCTTCGACGGCACGCCGGTCTACGCCGACACCCTCTTCACCGCCCGCGGTGAAGTCCACAAGGTCTCCAAGCCCTACTTTGCCGGCACGGCGGCCCAGAACATCCTCTGGGCCGAGAACGCCTACGACGTCGTCGGCCGGCGCACCTCGGTGACCCTGCCCGACGGCGGGGTGGAGTCCACCGACTTCTCCGGCCTCACCACCACCCTCACCAACGCCCTCAGCCAGACCTCCCTCCGCGTGGAGAACGCGATCGGCGAGCTGGTCTCGGCGACCGACAACCTCGCCAATGTCACCACCTACAGCTACGACGCCTTCGGCAACCTGCTGAGCACCAACGCCGCCGGCGTGGTCACCACCATGACCTACGACATCCGCGGCCTGAAGACCGCCATGGACGACCCGGACATGGGGGTGTGGTCCTACAGCTACGACGCCCTGGGCCAGCTCACCAGCCAGACCGACGCCAAGTCCCAGGTCGTCACCATGGCCTACGACAAGCTGGGCCGCATGGTGAGCCGCACGGACGATTACGGCACCCCCCAGGCCGCCACCACCGCCTGGACCTACGACAGCGCGACGAAGGGCGTCGGCAAGATCGCCGCCGTCTCGGCGCCGGCGATCAACTACGCCGAGACCATGACCTACGATTCGGTGGGCCGGCCCGACATCGCCAGCCTGACCTTCGAGAGCCAGACCTACGACACCCGCGCGCTCTATGACGCCGCGGGCCGCGCCGACACCCTGGTCTATCCCAGCGGCTTCCAGGTGAAGTCCCACTTCACCGCCAACGGCCACCTCTCCTCGGTCACCGACGAGCTCTCCAGCGTCACCTACTGGCAGGCGACGACGGTGAACGCCGAGGGCCAGGTGACGGCCGAGACCCTGGGCAACGGCGTCGCCACGGCCCGCGTCTACGACCCGGCGACCAGCCGCATCGACTCCATCGTCACCACCAAGGGCGCCACCGGCATCCAGGACCTGGCCTTCGACTTCGATACCCTGGGCAACCTGACGGCGCGCCGCGACCTGCGCCAGGACCGCGAGGAGGCCTTCACCTACGACGGCCTCAACCGCCTGACCGGCACCACGCTGACCGACACCGCCACCCTGGCGACGCTGGCCACCACGACCTATAGCTATGACGCCCTGGGCAACATCATCACCAAGTCCGACGTGGCGGGCGGGTCGACCTACGTCTACGGCCTGGCCGGCGCCGGGCCGCACGCGGTCTCGCAGATCGGCGCGAAGCTCTACAGCTACGATCTCAACGGGTCCATGGTCTCGGGCGACGGCAAGACCACCGCCTGGACCTCCTTCAACAAGCCGGCACAGATCACCGACACCCTGACCGGGGATCTGACGAGTTTCGTCTACGGCCCCAGCCGCGCCCGGGTGAAGCAGCAGATCGTCGACGGCGGGCTCAGCACCACCGTGGTCTACGTCGGCAGCCATTTCGAGAAGAAGGTCCGCCCCGGCGAGGACGACGAGCTGGTGCACTACATCCGCGCCGGCGGCGGCGTGGTGGCCATCTACACCCAGTACGACGACGGCTACACGATCACCGACAAGACCCGCTACCTGCACCGCGACCACCTGGGCTCGGTCGACGTCGTCACCGACGAGGCGGGTGTTGAGAAGGAGCGCTACTCCTACGACCCCCACGGCAAGCGCCGCCTCTCCGACTGGCAGGCCGGCACGCCCACCACGCCGGGCGAGACGCCGCGGGGCTTCACCGGCCACGAGCACCTCGACGCCGTCGGCCTCATCCACATGAACGGCAGAGTCTACGACCCGACCCTCGGGCGGTTCCTGTCAGCGGATCCCTTCGTGCAAGCGCCAGAGACGACTCAGTCTTTCAACCGCTACAGCTATGTCATCAACAACCCCCTCAGCTACACCGATCCGAGCGGATTCTGGGTTGACGACGATTTCAGCAAGAACGGCCACAATGACCCTGGCGCTCCAGGCGGGTCCGGATTTGGTGGCTATGATGGCTCTGATGGATCTACGCACAGAGACAGGATGGAAATGGGATCAGGCGGACCGGTACCGTCAAACGGAATAGATTGGGATGGCAGTGCTCGCGAGAGCAAATTGGGAGATGCCTTCGAAAAGTATGGGCTTAAGTACAGCCACATTATCGATTGGATCGACCCGAAAACGAGAGAGGAAGCTTGGCGGGATTACGTCACCAATACGGCAGGCCGAGTCTTTCACGGACGCCTGCGTTACGAACACATACCTGGGATGCTGGAAGAGGTCACTGACCTGTTTGGGTTGTCGCCAGAAGAAGTCGACAGCATCGTAGGAATGTCGCCGAGTTCGTTTGGCGGGTTAGAGTGGTCATATGCAGAGAACGAATACGGAACTTTCGCTGATATGACAGTAACTCAAAACCTTTGGGAGCAGGCAAAATCACGTCGTTTGTCTGACGGAAGCTTGCCTCCATCAGTTGTCGATTTGTACGCCTTGGAATATGGAGAATTCAAAACGACCATCGCTATTGGCGATGAATATGGCGGGAACTGGGCCGCACCAGACTCTCCGTTCGGCTCAACGATTTCCTTCATAGGCTCGGCGGGAACCATTAACTTTAACCCTCGGAGGTCGGGACTACTTGCAGGCGGCATTAAGCGTAATGCAGAAGCTTCCCTCGTCCATGAAGCCCATCATGTGCGACAATTCAACACTGGAGCGATAGGTTTCTTTAATGCCAGTGAACGCGCAGAGGTTGCTGCCACTTCGGTCGAGAACTGGCACAGGAAAGCAATGGGTATAGAGCAGAGAGCACTTTATGGTAATTGGGCTGTGCCCACCCACTAA
- a CDS encoding transposase has translation MARLARVVIPDLPHHVTQRGNGRAQTFFSDDDYRLYLDLLRKHCTEAEVSIWAWVPLPNHVHLILTPRDADGIRRALSKVHRAYAGHVHARLQKDYGDSARN, from the coding sequence ATGGCTCGTCTGGCCCGCGTAGTAATCCCCGACCTGCCACATCACGTCACCCAACGGGGCAACGGCCGGGCGCAGACCTTTTTCAGCGACGACGATTACCGGCTCTATCTCGACCTGCTGCGCAAACACTGCACGGAGGCCGAGGTGAGCATTTGGGCCTGGGTGCCCCTGCCGAACCACGTGCATCTGATCTTGACGCCGCGCGATGCGGACGGCATCCGGCGGGCGCTCTCGAAGGTGCATCGCGCCTATGCCGGGCACGTTCACGCGCGGCTGCAAAAGGATTACGGTGACAGTGCACGAAATTGA
- a CDS encoding transposase, which yields MSRLARVVIPNLPHHVTQRGNGRAQTFFSDDDYRLYLDLLRKHCTEAEVGIWAWVLMPNHVHLILTPQDADGIRRALSKVHRIYAGHVHARLQKTGHFWQGRFGCVPMDEAHLEAALRYVALNPVRARLAKQAVDWQWSSVHDQLSRKRSGTLTDTAPVRERYPNFAALIEAGEDEDLSMALRRAESIGRPLGNAAFVETLERQTGRTLQPAKRGPKPQQAQKLER from the coding sequence ATGTCTCGTCTGGCGCGCGTAGTGATCCCCAACCTGCCCCACCACGTCACACAGCGTGGCAATGGCCGGGCGCAGACCTTTTTCAGCGACGACGATTATCGGCTTTATCTTGACCTGTTGCGCAAACATTGCACGGAGGCCGAGGTAGGCATTTGGGCCTGGGTGCTCATGCCGAACCACGTGCACCTGATCTTAACGCCGCAGGATGCGGACGGCATCCGGCGGGCGCTCTCGAAGGTGCATCGCATCTATGCCGGGCACGTTCACGCGCGGCTGCAAAAGACCGGCCACTTTTGGCAAGGAAGGTTCGGCTGTGTGCCGATGGATGAAGCTCATCTTGAGGCCGCCTTGCGCTATGTAGCGCTCAATCCGGTGCGGGCCCGCCTCGCGAAGCAGGCGGTGGATTGGCAATGGTCGAGCGTGCACGATCAGCTCTCGCGCAAGCGAAGCGGCACGCTCACCGACACCGCGCCGGTGCGGGAGCGCTATCCCAATTTTGCCGCTTTGATCGAGGCGGGCGAGGATGAGGACTTGTCAATGGCCCTGCGCCGGGCGGAGTCCATCGGCCGCCCGCTGGGCAATGCGGCATTTGTGGAGACGCTCGAGCGCCAAACCGGCCGCACCCTACAACCCGCCAAGCGCGGGCCGAAACCGCAACAGGCACAGAAGCTGGAAAGGTGA
- a CDS encoding prepilin peptidase: MPTLSNFFLPSTLLAAPFIGSFLGTLILRLPEGRPVVFDRSRCEACGQVLGALDQVPVFSWLAFKGRCRHCGTKLGVFYPLIELAALGVALWAAFTVPPHLVWPTAALGWVLLVLAAIDAKHFLLPDVLTLPLIPAGLAVAWWLDPAGLPGGHVLHHALGAALGFLGFAAPARA; the protein is encoded by the coding sequence TTGCCGACGCTGAGCAATTTCTTTCTCCCATCCACACTCCTCGCCGCCCCCTTCATCGGCTCCTTCCTCGGCACGCTGATCTTGCGGCTGCCTGAAGGGCGGCCGGTGGTCTTCGACCGCTCGCGCTGTGAGGCCTGCGGGCAGGTGCTGGGCGCGCTCGATCAGGTACCCGTCTTCTCCTGGCTCGCCTTCAAAGGCCGCTGCCGGCACTGCGGCACGAAGCTCGGCGTCTTCTATCCACTGATCGAACTGGCGGCGCTGGGCGTTGCCCTCTGGGCGGCGTTCACCGTGCCCCCTCACCTCGTCTGGCCGACGGCGGCGCTGGGCTGGGTGTTGCTGGTGCTGGCGGCGATCGACGCCAAGCACTTCCTCCTGCCCGACGTGCTGACCCTGCCGCTGATCCCGGCGGGGCTGGCGGTCGCCTGGTGGCTCGATCCGGCCGGCTTGCCCGGCGGGCACGTCCTCCACCACGCGCTGGGCGCGGCCCTCGGCTTCCTCGGCTTCGCTGCGCCCGCCCGGGCCTAG